In Glycine max cultivar Williams 82 chromosome 15, Glycine_max_v4.0, whole genome shotgun sequence, the DNA window GCCTGAACTCTAAATGATGTcttctttattttgttaatttcttttagttAAACGATTGCATCACTTCTCTGCTTGGCAATTCTGATAGTTTTATTGATTGAATGTTTTTCTGTAATCCCTTTTGGACTTATTCTTGTCTGCTCTACAAAATTCCTTCATGGTACACTAACGCCTTAGTTGGCCTAATGATAAACTAACtatattttttgtctaatttgaCACATGACATAGTTTTTGGACTTCGGGATGTGCATGGTTGGGTTTCACAAAACCAAATCAGATCCTATTTGAAACCAAACTGgattttaaaatcaaactatCTTTTTTTCCAATACTAGTAGAGTTTTTTACCAAATCAGTTTCAAATTGGCTGATTAACAAAATTGGATTTGATTCAAAACTggatttaaaatcaaattttaatttaaaataggtTTTAAAACTAGTTTTTGAATCAGAATTTATTTCAGAATTGGTttaaaattggttttaaaatgaactttatataaaaataataattcaaaattgaaaTCAGATGTGGCATTGTCTGAAAGATGATTGGTCCGGCAAGTTCTTTGGGTCGGTATTATACTCAATGATTGGTCGGACAAGTTCTTTTTAATCAGAATTATACCCAATAATATGGGAATTTCTGCCTTGAAAGAGTTTGACTGCTAAATAAGGATGAAGGAAATTGTCCTTTACACATTATTTGTTCCCCCTAATGGGACTGCGAAGAAATGTGATATCtctgacatttaatttttatatgcatCTGGTGTGATTAGATGCaaaaaggatcaaaacacaGTAGCTATGCGGGTTGTCCCTTTTagtattaaaagaaatagtAGCTATAGTTACTCTAGTAACAGAAATATCTATGAATAGCATATCCAAACAGGAAGTTTGACCTGGATCTCTCCCATTACCCAATCTTTTAAAACCTTATACAACAAATACATGtacaacaaaaacaattttcaaaacttttatCAATCCTCTAATTGACCTCTTAGAGAATCGTCTCTAAGGCAGAGCTAATTGGAGAATCCTGATCATCTAGGTGCTGATGCCTCATCTAGGTGCATCCACATTCATGAGGCTTATGAGTATCTTTTGCCATTTTACCCATTCACTTCCATTTTAGTAGTATATGTGACTGAATGGATCAATACCATAGTTTCAGTGCCAAAATATCTTTATTCAGGGAGTTCTGCTTTGCAGAGAATTATAATCATGTGAGGACAAAACATTTCAGTGTCACTCCTAAAGGTGAGGACGAATCCAAAAGACACGGCATGGAGTAACCACTAATTATATATTGTAACTACAAATAGTTTTTCTCATGATAATTTCAGTGTCACTATCAGTTTATCATGGTTTACTTGGCCATAGCACTTCCTTATATAATACAATCTTTCTTCAGACAAAGCAAACTACGTACCTCAGCTCAGAATACATATAGCATAAAATGTGTGTCCACTAATCTTTATTTCCATACATAGATAGTTATCAGTAGTCACTAGTCAGTGTAATTAAACTACACAAACACAACTAATAAATGACTCTACTAGTTCATGTTGCATCTCACCTGTTGTTTGAGATTTAAAACCTGACATCATGGTAGCAATCCCCGAATTCCCGTAATGGAAATCTTGAATTACTTGAACCATGTGAGGTAGGTATTGGGTTACATGTGCAGAAGCAGAACCTAACATGAGCAATGATCATGGATTATTTTAATCAAGACTCTTCAACTTTTTTGTTGAAAAGTGTAATAGTCGGTGCATGTGTCTTCTAGTCCTAATAATGGGAAGCACCGATGCATGGGCCTTTGGATGCATGTTTTCCCTCCCTAGTCCCAACAAGCATCCCTTAATGTCGCTCaacctgataaaaaaaaaatgtatgacgCTAACATAGTAACATTTGTGACATTTTGGTGCACACATTTGTCAAAAGTAGTCCTTGGACTATGCATAAAAGGCTAGCCGCTATGGTGTTATCTCGATTAGTGCTTTCCCACGAGGCACACACATCCCCTTAACCCCATAAAAAGAAGGAATAAACAGcatttttctctaaaattgTGGGGCGTTATtagaaaaatgtcaaataaatctctcaaataataatttgtttcatctaaatcctatcattttttatttttttattgataaatattaattattagtttgttaattttttattataaaaaaaatcaaattcacaactttttttttctttttcttttttactattcaatcaattttatatctCCTATTGATCCTTAAACATATTAATTCACACATACTAAGTATTATACTAATGTTAGAAACGAATACTTTTATAGGATTTTCTTTAACTGAGAGACTAGTGTGATAACATCCAATAACTTTGAGGACAGAAGTAATTGTTAACTCTAAAAATAAACCCTGGGATTTGCTGAACTCCTTACACTACTTGAAATCTTTGTGTACCTTGTAatactttttaagtcataagcATGCATAATGAAAAGGCTTAATGCTGTCATAagtaagtaatttaatttaaaaactgaTTGAATTATTGTTGATCAGAATGAAAGGCCTCCTCTGCCAGCTAGTTGTCAACCAGCACTAGCACGTCTGATAAAGCGATGCTGGTCAGCAAACCCCTCGAAACGGCCAGATTTCAGTGATATTGTGTCTACTTTGGAGAAGTACGATGAGTGTGTGAAAGAGGGCCTAGCACTGAGTCATCATCATTCATCAGGCCTAGTCAGCAGAAATGTTATTATTGAACGCATAAAAGGCTGTGTATCAATGAGCTCCTCCATACCTGTACATGCTTGATTCCCCCCtacaaggtatatatatatacatattattgtCGTAATCTACCATATGATGCTCTTATTACTTTATAGAGTCCATCATATAGTTTGTAGTTATACACGCTTCTTGTTCTCTCAACTGTGTATTATGTAATTGTACTTCAGGAAAATGTCGAGtttggctttttttttctttctttctgtggCAGTAAGATGAGCTATTAGGTTGACAAATGAAATCAAGAATTGTATCACTGATGAACGTGTCATACAACACAATAATATGGTGAGTTTTGGATCAGTCTAGTAATTGTATGTGAGGGCATATGGTGGATAGTATGTGTGGAAATATGGTCGATCAGTCTAGTAATTGTATATGATAGCTTTAAAGCTTTTCTTTGGTGTGGTGGGAATTTTCACATcatcatatcatattaaaattttggatCAGTTTCTCTCTTTTTAAATGTATAGTAATTTTAATGTGACTCGATCTACAAATTTAACATGACAGAATCACTTGAAAATTTAACATTTGAAAATATAGGTTCCTCTCTCCAATACCCctgcttattaattaaattcgTGTGGGTTCCATTCTACTGTTGATAATTCCATTTCGAAAATAATATTACTCGCGTGAATTTTAActagttagaaaaaaaaagtgttgtaGGCATTGTTAAAGAGTGTATGGTTAATACTCTTAATATATTGTGGCTCTATGCCAAAGTTGAGTCAAGGACCATATGTAATTAGCAAGATAATTTGGTTTTAAGTTCCTAAAGAgtaatattatttctttctacAAATCTTTCTacaactttataaaaaaatattaaataaaaattaaatacatttaatattttagaaatataaaagaCATATATAGTTACCACATAAAACaaataaggaagaaaattaGTAGAAAGATATTATAGAAAGATTTAGAATGATTTTTTGAGTTAGAGATAAAAAATGTTTCTCAACTTCCTGGATGAAAGGGTAAAAAATTAATCTCACTGAATAATAGTTGTCAATCattcaagaaaattttaatttacactTGGATCATTCATTATTATTGCAAGATGCCAAAATTAGATGTTCCAATTACTTCTTCTCatgttttttcatatataaagccCATTGTGCATTAAAGCAACATTCACAATATTTAAAAGATGGCAGCAAAAAATCAAATCGCGAGAAGTAAACAAAcagttttaagaaataaataaaaaaatcaacactaTTAATTAGTAAGGCATAATTGTGAAGAAATCATTAGATCCTTAATGGTGAAGAGAGGATTTGTTTCATACTTTATAGTTAATTACTTCCATCGAAatcaaatatcataaaaatataattaatttacctTGATTGAGAACActaattaactttaattaattttttcaatctcattttaaaaatgatttttatttcctaaaatatcttttagacTAATTGATGAAAgactttatttatttgagaaCATGTTTCAAATGCAAATACTCTCTACATTTTAAAAGTCCTTATTGGTATTACAAATTACAAGAATtaaacaaaagcaaaattatataaagcatattttaaaaataattttattaaatataataaaatttatttatatattttaaatcatcATACATAAgtttagatttatttatattgaagCCTGCATAAAGTAACATTCATGATATCTAAAgttataaaactaattatttcaCGGAAATCAATTACGATATTTACTCTTAGTCCTCTTTTCCTCTTCCCTGTtatccttattattttattttcactcacTCAATCtttctaaataataattttggctATTATGCCGCATGTATAACGAACAGCAAACACAGTAATATGAAAGTAGCTCACCAACTACCAACAACAACCGGAGGCTAAGCGAACTCAGCAACAGCATCCATTCACCAAACAACTCTGAGGGCAAAGTATCATCAGCAACTAGTACTATATTCCACCTACCTCCAACGCAGACATCAGTCTTAAAACTTCACAATGTTGGAACCTCAGTGTAAATGATACCCTTGTccttgattttaaatatttcctCATTAAAGTATCTGTTTGTTTgtgaggaaagaaaagaaaaataagtaagaaataaggtataatagaatagaaattaattttataaaataattttaattaaaattaattttaaattgatgtgatttatattttaattgtaaataacCTAATCATTTAAtccaaaattatacttttagaatttattataaaaaaacaaagtttagTTTATGTTAAAAATACAATGAGTTCAGTTGATTTTGCATTAGTGTatcttattattcttatttaaaataaattcaataattttaaagtcgACTCAAATGTAATTTAAGGTAATATGTTTTAAGATACttcagttaatttttaaattttttttactagatgaaagatttatttgattaattggtaacaaacttttttttatcagtttctaacttcttttcaaaatatatttgaagtagtattttttttttaaatactaacttttatattttcttttattcttatctttaatatatttattcaattttttaattattctttttaaataaatcataattttattatttttctattttttaaacactaacttttatattttttttcattcttattctcaatatatttattcaatctcttaattactctttttaaatatatcataattttattatgtttttgttattttatactttttagttattttaatcgTTAATCCTACTAAACACTTATAAttcaattaactaatttttttagtttcctattaattttttaattaattttatcaaacatagtCTAGATCCTTTATTTGTTCACaatcaaaaattaatattatactcTAAAACTTCAGTCTATTTTAACACTTTATTGATCGTTGTTATGAAGCTTAAGTATTGTTTTTTCAgataattaagaataaattagatgaattaAAGTATATATCGTATCATgatcggaagaaaaaaaatccaaagaaaAAAGTAGGGATTTAAGAGAAATTGATCCATCATCTCTATGCTCCTAGTCTAATTCGTTCTGTATATACAGTACTGCtttactgttttcattttctttgtattGAATCGGTAAAAGAATActatattaattgtaaaatataatgGATAATGACTCTACTTCAGGGTTGGAATTAAGATAAGAAAGCTGCTGATGACGGGAGTATTAAGAACGTAACGAACTTAGTCGATGGCTAGATTGAGTCAGAAGAAATTTGACCAATGAAGACATGATAACCATGGATGGCCTTTTAAGACTCAGTAAAAGCCTTTGagaacataaaatacataaaactaAGTCAAATACGTCTGGTTTGGATCAGAAATAGCTGATTTTTAGAGTCGTTATCATACGCACTCGCTGAGAACTTAGATTGACTTAATGttattgaaatgaaaatagCAAGTAGGTGGGAATTAtcttaataacaaaacctcaaattaTTTCTAACGTTGTGTTTCgtttagaagataaaaatagatgagaaaattttaaattaaaatagaactaAAAGATGTAgatctcacaaaaaaaaaatataatttatttttaatactatttttttcctttctatcaACCATACCATAAACGAAAACGAATGGTATTAAAATAACGTATTTTTTAAggcatttttatcattaaattacatttaaaatttgtttaattattgaataaacGAGAAACAATGGTTAAATTGACGCAAGAGTGCAAAATCTTGACTTTAGACTAAGTCCTAGCatcaatgtatatattttttctattggcTTTCACATAGAGTTGTTGAAGACAGTCAATTCAACCTTAACTACAAAGTAAGCACAACAAAGATATATGCTCCACGCTCTCATAACCATGTTTTCCTTCATGAGTTATGTGGGTTGTTTGTTACTATTTCCAAATTCTTTGTGTTGAAGTTGGATgagtttttctttaattaactaGTTCAAAATGAAAAGGTGAACTCGATTTTTACTGACTAAAATCTTTTGATTTGATCCTATTAACAAAAGTAGTATAAActtgtaaaagataaaaattctcCTAGAAGCGATGTTCAAAATCTCTCTTATTATTTTCacatttatttcatttcatttatcttatcatttttttctttgttactATTTACTAATTTTATAGTCCAAATGGTCTTCCAGGAACTTCCACTTACTTGATGATATATTAAACTTAAGTACCAAAAAAATACTTAGGTGCCTCCAATTTTAGTTGAATAGAATGCatcttcattttaaaaaaaaaaaaacaaaaaaaaatgaactaccTAAGATTTTGATTCAGTCAAACCCATCAAGTTAATTGAGTTGAAACTCAtgcttaattatgattttttcttaaGTGTCATTTAGAGTTACATGAGTGTGTTGAACAATTAATGTATCATTTTTCTAACTTAACTACttgtataaaatatcaaatcttaGGTATGAAATTATCTTAAATACTAAGAGAAAATTTTTGCTGgtcatatttattttacttaaagGAAATGCGCAATTTTGTCTTTTCACGTTGAAGAAAGGCGTATGAGAAGATACACgagttctctttttctttttctttttcctttttttgaagTAACAGTTCTGTTATTTTAACATCGAATTTTGAATatcatatttgatattttaaatatatattttttattttttacttaatttttatatgcaaaaatgtatcaaatgaaaataatatttttatacgaCAGTatggtaaataaattttaaccaaattttagtataaataattgagtttttttacTCAATATAAGTAATTgagattaaaacataaaaaatatgtaacttTGAAAAGATACGtaagttttataaataatagtaaatCCTTTTGcactcataaataaaaataactaattttacattaattaagaaatttaattgacattttttaatttttctaatctcaagtaaaaaatagattatttttaaaatgtcttttatTAGAGCTTGTTATCATGAATAAAGTaagtaattgaaaatagaattataattacataagggtattttaagaatgatagtattaaataaaacaaaattagttagattaacttatatttaaatctaacaTAGAGACCACTTGATATTTTCTcaagatttatatataaataaaaaaagtttcctTGTTTCTTAgacttaaatataagtaaatttaactaatttcacTCCTAATTAATGATATCATTCCTAAaacatcttttatttaattgcaattatattttcaaggaatctattttatttatggtaTCAAATTTCAATGAATAACATTTTAtgaataagttatttttttatttgaaattaataaaattaaatgattccAACTAATTCTCTTAATATATGTGAAAGtagttatttttacttatatataagaaTTCATATGgagtatttaattttgattatttattgttCAAAATCATTGTGGAGTTTAGTAATGATTCAATGATCTagtctaattttgaaataatactTCCTCAACTCATatctaagaaaaaataactagttttatatcaatttaaaaagttagttaatattatttaatttttgtaattttaagtaaaaaaataagattattttaattttttaaaaaatttattatcataaataaaaaagaatcattaaaaataaaattagaattaaacaaataatattttaggaatagtaatattaaataggctaaaatgaatgagatttatttatttttaagtctaagatataagataattttttatttatatatgaattcAGAAGAGCATTTCCAAATTCTATGGTCCTAATATCTTGTTCAATCGAGATATGTCTTGGAAGACATAAGTTGGATGTCCTAACCTATACTAGCTAGTATGCTAGACAATACGATAGACACTGTCCGTCAAGAATGAATTTCATGCTGCAAGTtgcaagattatttttttacagaagCTTAGGTATCTCCTTTTTGTGTCTAAGAATTGAAGCAACATAGAAGCTTATTCTTAACGTGCTTACGAAATGGACGTTTCCAATTTATCTGAAACATTTAGGAAATGGAGCATTAagattaattcttaattataatCTTCTCTTATGAAATCACTGATATTATTGTCTTTATCTCCATTAACACATTATCGTCGTTGTcaatattgttattatattttcacCATGTAATAACAATGAAGACAAGATTAGTTTTAAAGGTTTTTCATtccatcataatttttttaattgtgatttaatttttataattaagagtTTATCTGAAAATTGTGAGAATATTTATAAACGTTTTAATACAGTGAATGacattgtcaatttttttaatccaagtGATACTAATTTGAACAAAATCTTGAACGGTAAACTTAcactttctttttccatttctcATCGATATTctcttttgaaaacaattttgttcttaatatagttaaatattaatatatgtacACTTTTTTCAATAGATATTTAGATTTTTGTTCCTCACAATCTCACATTATGGGAGACTACTACTTTCACTTAACCTATCCTCCGTTAAAAACTTTTACAATATTATGAGGAATGGAACTTTTTgcattaaaaacaaacaaatatgatGTACGTGAAATCGTGAATAGCTAATAGTAGTACATTATATAAGGCGTGCAAATAAAGTTACTCAAAAGAAAGTTTTAGATGACTTGAGTTTATAAGGTAAATCATATTCTTAATTAGTTAATCTTGACAAGCGCGAGACACTTCCCTTTTTAGTTGATTAGTAACTCCGACGTCTAAAATCACCTgcaaaaaagaataaacaatTCTTTTTGAGGACCTTGcaaaaaaaacaattgttttTTAGGGGGTTCATATCCTTGAAAAGAAAATCCGAACTCCATTGAAACATCTTTGTACATATTGGAATGCAACGgaaaaatcaaactaatttaTTGTTACATTTGTTTAACAGAATTAGATATTTTGTCAaagaatttttcctttatgtNNNNNNNNNNNNNNNNNNNNNNNNNNNNNNNNNNNNNNNNNNNNNNNNNNNNNNNNNNNNNNNNNNNNNNNNNNNNNNNNNNNNNNNNNNNNNNNNNNNNNNNNNNNNNNNNNNNNNNNNNTTTTTGGTGAATGAATAAATTCATCGAGTTTACTTCAACTTTGAGTCTCACAGAAATTAAGCTGCAATAATGCATGAATCGTCCTTTCATCGTTGTTAAGAGGTGTTTGATTTATAGGCATCCATctaattttagtatttaaaatgtttaaatacTTTGGATTAGCTGTACAAATAAGATATTTACATTTAATACACGAATGCGATCGAGATAATAAGAAAATCATAAATGTTCATCATCTGACATTTTTATTGTTTGTACCCATTggtacattttaaaatttacaagtaCAAGTTTTCACATAAAAGTTCAtgtattttttgtaggaattacttttcaaaacaatatttcaaataaaaaattataggaaaaaatttgaaaatattagcATTAGTTGTATTAtaacttattaatttgttttctgtACCAATGAATATTTTCAAGcttatgaattttatattatgattaatttatggatcattaaaataaaaatataacggTAAACATTATTGATGCATGAAagcatttctttttattttgctaaTGTTGTTCAACTATAAACAATACTTACTAGTATTATCAGTTATTAATTGTTTTCATAAACTATTCATTAATTTGATCGCTATTTACTGTATATCCACAATAATAAGGaaatgttgttttcaaaattttaaagtttgatATCAAGCATTGTCAACTAAATAAAAGTATCACACACGTCATTTAGAACATCAGATTATACACGAGAATATTACATACATAAATATCTTGTACTTAGAtaacatttataaatatttaagatatttatatATCTAATATTATTGTGATTATTGGTGGGGCGTGagagttaaaatattttgaatacgAAACAACTAATCCATTCACTAGGACGATACAAAACATATGGAGCCAAAGGCAAGACCTATGTGCGCCTACAAATACCAGTAATGTAGTAATACAAAATGttcaatatcatcaaagtaatgAATTTGGTTTGCTCATTACGACTTAGtgtgtgtttattttataagtAGTACATGTCTTAAATGTAAAACAAAACGAAGAATTTTGCTAAAATTAATTGGGAAGTAGTAGTTAAAAACTTGGAATAATTGGTAGATGGTGGTGGAAGTGAGGTggatcttttaattaaaaaagagtgTCATGGAATGAATAAATGAAAATGGATCTACACACCTAGGAGACCAAAGTTTTGGAATTGAGTGTCTATTTCTTTTGAatccaagcccctacttttgcCCACCTCCTTCTTCGCCACACATCTTAAGTCTTATCCCTATCCTTCAACTTTATTTACATAAGAAATTTTATTCGTTTTTTACTATTCATCgaaattacaaaaacatgtaGTTCGCACTTTAATATAagtcagtttttgaaaaaaattgtcttaaaataaatatcattttttaatataacattaattactcATTTCAACAGTACtcatgataaatattatttttgtttttaatattattttttcatttatttagtaagattaattctgtaaatttattatttttatttatttatatattaatttttctttatatgcgTAAGATAATCTCACCCAACATCTATGGCGTTCCGATCTTTCCGATTTCTCACACGCTTCGCCAAACCCCACAACCCCTTCCCCTCCACGCGCCGGTCCCCACTCTCATCTCTCCACGCGCCTCCACCTCACCACGACCAACCCAACCTCGACGACCGCCTCGTCCTCGACCAACTCTCCCACCTTTTCCCCACACTCACTTCCAAATCCCAAAACCCTGTTTTCCCCAATCCACACCCAAATGCAGCAAACGCTGTCGATGCGTTTTTACCCCCCGAAGACAAACTGCGCGGAGTATTCCTCCAGAAGCTAAAGGGCAGGGCCGCAATCGAAAGCGCGTTGTCCAACGTTGCTGTCNNNNNNNNNNNNNNNNNNNNNNNNNNNNNNNNNNNNNNNNNNNNNNNNNNNNNNNNNNNNNNNNNNNNNNNNNNNNNNNNNNNNNNNNNNNNNNNNNNNNTACTAGTTACCACGTGATTGTTAAGGCACTAGGAAGAAGGAAGTTTTTTGATTTCATGATGGATGCGTTGTGTGACATGAGGCGAAACGCCATTGATGGTGATTTGTTCATGTTGTCTGTTGTTGTTGATAGTTTTGTCAGGGCCGGTCATGTGTCTAGAGCAATTCAGGTGTTTGGGAACTTGGATGATCTCGGGGTGAGGCGTGACACCGAGGCTTTGAATGTGCTTTTATTGTGTCTGTGCCGGCGGTCTCATGTTGGTGCTGCGAATTCTGTTTTGAATTCGATGAAGGGAAAGGTGGATTTTGATGTTGGTACTTACAATGCTGTTGCTGGGGGGTGGTCTAGGTTTGGTAGAGTGAGTGAGGTTGAGAGGGTTATGAGGGAGATGGAGGCTGATGGGCTTCGTCCTGATTGCAGGACGTTTGGATTCCTTATTGAGGGTTTGGGAAGGGAAGGTAGGATGGATGAAGCTGTTGAGATTTTATGTGGTATGAAGGAGATGAATTGTCAGCCGGATACTGAGACTTATAATGCAGtgattttcaattttgtgtCTGTTGGGGATTTTGAGGAGTGTATCAAGTATTATAATAGGATGCTGAGTGATAATTGTGAACCTAATCTTGATACTTATGCTAGAATGATTAACAGGTTTCTCAGAGCGCGGAAAGTGGCTGATGCACTTCTGATGTTTGATGAGATGTTGAGGCgaggagttgtgccttctactgGGACCATAACGACTTTTATCAAGCGTTTGTGTAGCTATGGTCCACCGTATGCagctttgatgatatacaaGAAGGCAAGAAAATTGGGGTGTGTGATATCGATGGAAGCTTATAAGATACTGCTTATGCGGCTTTCTATGGTTGGAAAATGTGGAACGTTGTTGAGTATCTGGGAGGAGATGCAAGAATGTGGGTATAGTTCGGACTTGGAAGTTTATGAGTGCATCATTAGTGGTCTTTGCAATGTAGGACAACTGGAAAATGCTGTTCTTGTTATGGAGGAGGCTTTGCGCAAGGGGTTCTGCCCAAGCAGGCTAGTATATAGTAAACTAAGTAACAGGCTGCTTGCTTCGGATAAATCAGAAAGGGCTTACAAGCTGTTTTTGAAGATCAAACATGCCCGTTCCcttgaaaatgcaaaaaaatattGGCGTTCTAATGGTTGGCATTTTTGAACAGGCATGCTAATCAGAAGCTCTTACAGTAGATCCTCTTGTTTGCTCTTCACTTAGCTGGTCTTTGAGCCTGCTTGGATGCTTATTTTGAAGCTGATCCCAAGTGCATCAATCTTTCCAACTTTATGCGAGGTTGGGTAAATTAATTGGAGAAAAATAACTTTATCAACTTCGAAATACAATTTTCAACTAATGTTTTTCTGCCATGTCTTCTACTGTCTCTATCAGATATTTCCGCCACCATTGAGTAGCTTTGGATTAGTTTTTTTTGGGGGATTTATTTAGGTATCTGGTTGCTTCTCATTGCTATTTGGTTGATTGTGAGAATCGTAATCTCCTACATGATTGATTGAGTTCAGCTGCAATCTGGTTTTTCCAATTGTTTCCATTTGATTTTTGGAAGATTGTGAGGTTTGAAATTgaaagtttgttttatttttctgaaacaaTGAGTTTAGGGATTTCGGTTCTATGCTAGAGTTTCTCCTA includes these proteins:
- the LOC100806557 gene encoding LOW QUALITY PROTEIN: putative pentatricopeptide repeat-containing protein At5g43820 (The sequence of the model RefSeq protein was modified relative to this genomic sequence to represent the inferred CDS: inserted 1 base in 1 codon), with translation MAFRSFRFLTRFAKPHNPFPSTRRSPLSSLHAPPPHHDQPNLDDRLVLDQLSHLFPTLTSKSQNPVFPNPHPNAANAVDAFLPPEDKLRGVFLQKLKGRAAIESALSNVAVXXXXXXXXXXXXXXXXXXXXXXXXXXXXXXXXXXXSYHVIVKALGRRKFFDFMMDALCDMRRNAIDGDLFMLSVVVDSFVRAGHVSRAIQVFGNLDDLGVRRDTEALNVLLLCLCRRSHVGAANSVLNSMKGKVDFDVGTYNAVAGGWSRFGRVSEVERVMREMEADGLRPDCRTFGFLIEGLGREGRMDEAVEILCGMKEMNCQPDTETYNAVIFNFVSVGDFEECIKYYNRMLSDNCEPNLDTYARMINRFLRARKVADALLMFDEMLRRGVVPSTGTITTFIKRLCSYGPPYAALMIYKKARKLGCVISMEAYKILLMRLSMVGKCGTLLSIWEEMQECGYSSDLEVYECIISGLCNVGQLENAVLVMEEALRKGFCPSRLVYSKLSNRLLASDKSERAYKLFLKIKHARSLENAKKYWRSNGWHF